GGAACAAGACCTGAAGAAAGAAGTCACATGTCTGTGTCCCCACAAGTTATTCCACAGGAAAGCATATTACTGTGGAATAACTTTCCGTCTTGCTGTGTGCTTCCTCACCAGGTGAATTCGGTGTGCTGGGCCTCGCTCAATCACTTGGATTCCCACATTCTGTATCCTTTGGCAGAGGAAGAGGTTTGGTGGGCAGGCCACACCCTGACGTGGACCTGGGTATCTGTGAGCTTCATGGCATGGCATCTTAGTGACCAGAGGGCTGGGCCCTTGTGCACTTAAATCTCATGCTTTAGAAAAAAGCGTACCTGGGTAGAACACAAGGATGCCCGTGGAGCACAGAGAAGTAGCTGAGGTCCCATCATGGCTGTTTCTTAAGATGACATTGATGTCACTGTGTGGCAGACACTCTCTGGGCCTTCACATGCATGTGGTGGAGACAGGATAGGAACTCGGGCAGTCTGGCTCCAAGGCCGGCCCACTCTGCCACTGTGGCGTGTGACAGGAGGCTCTGGGTTCACGACACAGACCCAGTATTCCTGCCGGAGAGCTGGTGCGGTAGCAGAGGAACAAAGCGGAAAGGAGCAGCACAGCCTTGGGGAGGAAGCCCAGCTCCTCCTGAGGCCAGGGAGGAAAACGGTGGTCAGGAGGGCAGGGTCCTCCCAGGGGAAGCTGAGGGCAGGGTCAGAGAGGGGGTTTCTTTGGCAGTGGACTTGGGTCCGTGGGTTCTGGGCCTCAGGTCCCTGCTGGCAACAGCTTTTTAGAGCACTCATCACACTAGTCTTTGCCTTCCTGAGTGAGCGGAGCCACTTTGCTGAGAGCACAGTAGTACAGTGTTGTGGTCCCTGGCCTCTGGTACCCTTGGGGGCTCTTGATATGGCACAAGACTTGATTCACTGAAAGCCACATGTTAATGACTCTTGTCCTTGGTTCATTCTCATATTAAATGTGTTCTGGAAACAACATGACTGCTCGTTGTACTTAACACCTACTTCTTGTGTTGTCGTGAGATTAGCATTAGTTAACTCCTGTGAATGCACCTACCAGTTCCTGGTACATCATTGGTCTTCAACAAGTGATAACTGAATCagagtctttttttaaaattttatttgtttcacaGCACTGTCTTTCAAaggagttttttggtttttatttaatttttttcagagaaaggGGTCTTGCTCgtcatccaggcttgagtgcagtggtgcaatcatagctcactccagcctagaactcctgggctcaagtgattctcctgccttagcctcccaagtcgctgggactgtagctatgcaccaccacacccagcttacaTTTCAAAGGCTTGTAAAGCCTAAATACATTAGCGACCTGATTACAAATTTATATAAGGCACCAAACTATGTGTGTTCTCCAAATTGAAAATTGTATGTGGCTTTCATTTGATGGGGTTCTGTAGGCTAATGGGACTGACCACGTGTTCCTATGATGATCTAACCAGAGGGCTAAAGAGGCCAAGCTCTGCAGAGAGCAAAAACGAACCTCGCTCTCATTTCCAGTCTTTTAAAACAGCATGGTTTCTCATGTTTCTGTGGGctaaggagagggaaaaaaactCCACGTAATTGAGCTTTAAGGGATGGATGGTCTGTCGTAGCCTCATCGGTGGCTTGCCCTCTGGTGGCAGTTTCTGGTCATCTTCGGACCTTTGTGCTACAGATTTTTTGTGCTGCTTCAGAAGTTCAGGTAACTTTTTCCCTTTCGAAAAATGGTACTTTGTTCAGACCTGCACTCTGCATTTTCCCTGCAAGAGTGGTGGGGGTTAGATGGAATTCGTTCTACACTTATTGGGCCCTTAGTTAACCTGTGGCCTGTCAAAGGATTAAGTCTTAGCGTGGCCCCATAAGTACTCAAAGTTTGAATATAAATAAGCTGAGATTCAGCAACAGTAACTAACATGCACATCGCACTTTCTTCACTTCCGTGCCCTCCAAACCCAGAAgcaaaataagtttatttggtGATGCTGTTCCCATTTACAGTTTTAGCACCCTCTCTATCCTGGAGATACTTAACTTGGAGCTTACCACCCAGAGTGGTACGTCACATACACATCACATACTCAGATGGTCAAGAATGttacctggccaggcacggtggctcacacctgtaatctcagcacttggggaggccaaagtcgggggattgcttgaggccaggagtttgagaccagcctgggcaatatagcaagacctgctctctacaaaaaaaaaaaaaaaaaaaaaaaattagctgagcatcatggtgcatgcctgtagttccaggtactcaggaagctgagccaggaggatcacttgagccccagacttcaaagctacagtgagctatgatcacactacagcactccagcctgggtgaaagagagagaccctgtctcttaaattaaaaaaaaaaaaaaagaaaaaagtgactgggtgcagtggctcattcccataatcccagcactttgggaggccgaggcaggtggatcacttgaggtcaggaattcaagaccagccttgccaccatggtgaaaccctgtctccactaaaaatacaaaaattagtcaggtgtggtggcatgcacctgtaatcccagctacttgggaagttgaggcgggagaattgcttgaaaacccaggagacagaggttgcagtgagccaagattgtaccactgcactccagtctgggcgacagagcaagactccatctaaaaatatatatatataaataaaatgtttaaaaaggtttttaaaaggtTACATGATTACTTTTCAGATAGTTAGTTTTCCAGTGAGGAATATGTGTGGTCATTCAGACAACACCTATCGAGTATATGCAGTTGCAAGGAGATGGAGACAGGCAGCTCCACCAGTCTTCAGTGTAGGAGGAAAGCTGCATGCAGGAGGGATTGCAGCCACCTTCCTGAAGGGAGACCCATGAGGGCAGGAAGAGGCCAGGGACTCCTAATAGAAGGAGGAGTTGGGAGAAAGCTTGGTATGTTTGGCAGCAGTTTGATATTCATGATGTTTCTGGCTAGGGAGTAGGACCTTTCAAGACTGAATGCTCGCTTAGGGATGTGGGAGGTCCCAGGGGTTTGTGATTGTGGAGTGATTTTTGAAAATGATTCCTTTGGTGGCATTGTTGGGGGATAGACAGGTGAGAGCAAGTCCTCAGACAGAAGCTGCTGCAAGACGGAGAGCGGCAGTGAGGGCGTGAAATGAGGCAGCAGGAGTGGAGGGAAGGGCACCAAGGGGCAGGCGCAGGTCCTAGCCCGGGCATCGTGTGATAGGAGAAGGCCCAGGATAGACTTCCCGGAGAGTGGTGGGTTGAGGCCAAGGAGTGTGCAGTAGAAATTGGGCTACATGGCCATAGGGCAGAACTGGAACATTTCCGTCAGATTTAGAAATCAGGAgctcaggccgggcacggtggctcaagcctgtaatcccagcactttgggaggccgagacgggtggatcacgaggtcaggagatcgagaccatcctggctaacacggtgaaaccccgtctctactaaaaaatacaaaactagccgggcgaggtggtgggcgcctgtagtcccagctactcgggaggctgaggcaggagaatggcgggaacccgggaggcggagcttgcagtgagctgagatccggccacagcactccagcctgggcgacagagcgagactccgtctcaaaaaaaaacaaaacaaaaacaaaaacaaaaaaaaaaaagaaatcagaagctCATTGAAGGctgtggtgagaacacttctCTGGGAAGCCGAGGGTCAGGCCTGGATTTCAGTGGAGGAAAGGCAAGGGAGTGAGAATAAATACAGGCTCCTCTGGAGTGAAGTTTGGCTATGAGGGGAAAAGGAGAGGAACCGCATCAGTCAGAAGACACACACATAGGCAAGGGTATAAAGGGGCAGGTCAGAGAGACTGCCCAGTGACTACGCTCATGTGAACAGACACCCACATGTAGTCAGGGAAATGGCCATTGAAATAATAGTGAGGTGTCACCTGTACCCATTCAGATAAGCAGAAATTTTAACAGCTGGTAGTGAGATATTCTGTGCAGTGCcatttctatatgtattttttaaaacaaaagtcgctttgttttatttattgacaAATACATGTAGTGGAAATACAGCATGGCTTAGAAGAACTTACACCAGTTTGAGAAGAGCAGTTCTTTCTGGGTGGGGGAGAAGGGAGAATTGGACTAGGGAGGGATCAGAGAGGGGGGCTTTTGGGgcttttttatagtattttatttttgagacatgatcttacttcaggctggaatgcagtcacatgatcacagctcaccacagcctcgactttcaaggctcaagcaatcctcccacctcagcctcccgaggagctggtactacaggcacacaccaccacgcccagctagtttttgtattttttgtagagaaaaggttttgccatgttttccaggctggtctcgaactcctgggcttgagtgatcctcctgcctcagcttcccaaagtgctgggattacataggcaggagccaccacacccagcttttaaCTATATCTGATATCtgatttgtttttccctttaaaaaaaatctgaagctggccgggcacgatggctcacccctataatcccggcactttgggaggccagggcgggcagatcacctgaggtcgggtgttcaagaccagcctgaccaagatggagaaaccccatgtctactaaaaatacaaaattagacaggcatggtggcacatgcctgtaatcccagctactcaggaggctgaggcaggagaatcgcttgaacccaggaggcagaggttgcagtgagccaagatcacgccattgcaccccagcctgggcaacaagagcgaaactccgtctcaaaaacaaacaaacaaaccaaaaaaaacacgCGAAGCTAAATGTGGACAGTGTAAACATATGTTGAATCTGGACGGCGGGGTTACTCTGTCCTAGGTTGTGTGCCGTATGACCTTCTGAAGGGTGAACGCCCATGCCTCCTCCCAGAGGGGAGCCTTGTGCCTAACTGTCCTTAACAGCTTTTTCCAGGCTGTGCCTCATGGGACTCGCGGAGACTCCAGGCTGCGCGACCCTGCTCCCAGCGTCACTGTTCGTCAATAGTCACCCAGGTACAGGGTTCTCTTCCTTTGAAGAAATCTGTCCTATATCTCCCAAGAGCTGTGTGGGAGTGGCTTAGAGAGGAGTGTGGGGCCACTGCAGAGGCACTGTGGGAGGATTCCCTAAGCCTGTCCCAGGGTTAGTACCAGAagcatgtgctttttttttttttttttttttacagcatcTGCCCCTTTTTACCCATCTTGGGccatttcagtcatttcagcaGCCAGAGCAGACTTAACACGTATGTAAACCAACGTGAGATTAGAACACTGATTTGGATGCCTGTGCACATCATTCAGAAGACACCTCCGAAGGTCCAGAGCACCTCAGGTGCTATCAGGGGTACTTAACATTCTGCCTAGGTTAAGGCAACTTGACTCCTCCTTCCTGACAGCATTCTAGATACTACATTTTCAGTCTATCAGAAAATTAGGATCAATAAGACAAGAGTGAGAGGCCTCTTAAGAGTGTGGGCTTCAGGCAAACCTGGCacgaatcccagctctgccccttgcCAACTTGAATGGAATATTGAACCTCCCTAAAGTGGACAAGGCCTTCCCAGTGCACATCCATGGAGAATTAGATGAGATCACGCACATTTAGCTCAGTGCCTGGTATTTCATCGCACAGCAAGCTTATGAGGCAGGAGTGTGTCTTACCACCATTTTACggttaaggaaactgaggcagagagtttCAGAATTTGCCttacaaaagtaatttttagtGTTGGAGGTCAGGCTCACAGTACCCTTTGGAGAGGTAGTAATTGGGAAAGGGATGTGAGGGAGGCCTCTGGGGTACtggattgttttatgtcttttcttttttctttgtttgtttgtttgtttttgagacggagttttgttgcccaggctggagtacagtgacgtgatctcaggtCACCGCAACCTTCGTCTctgggattcaagcgattctcctgcctcagcctcccgagtagatgggattacaggcatgttctaccacacctggctatttttgtacttttagtagagatgggatttctccatgttggtgaggctggtctcgaactcctgacctcaggtgatccacccgccttggcctgccaaagtgctgggattacaggcgtgagccaccgcgcccggcctggattgtTCTGTTTCTCAACCTGATTGGCGGGTACGTGGCTATATTTAGTTTGTAATAACTCCCTGAACTGTATCCTTCCAATGTGTACGTTCTATCAAtgcaaaagtttattttaaaaaatattttatcaaagcatggtgactcatgcctgtaatcccaacactttgggaggccaaggcaggataatcatttgagcccaggagttcgagaccagcctgagcaacatagcaagactccaatctctacaaaaaataaataataagccatgtgtggtgactcacacctgtggtcccagctacttgggaggctgagatgggaggatttcttgagcctgggaagttgaggatgcattgagccatgatcatgccactgcactccagactgggcaaaagaacaagaccctgtcttaaaaatacgtatatctatatatatctttatgtgtgtgtgtgtgtgtctgtgtgtgcgtatgtatatacacacacacttgccTGAGATCACATAGCTGGTAGGTGATCGAGGATCGGAGCCACCTTACCTCTGACAGTACACTACCTCCTTGATATCAGTACTATAAACGTGACTACTGGGAATGTTAACATACATGCATTTTCAGAATAACCACTTGTGAGCCAGGCATCCCAGCTGAGCCTCTCTCTTGCAACCACAAAACCCAGAATGGGGCCAAAGGTATAGACCCTCTGAGCAGCTATGGGCATATTTAGATGTTTTCTGAACCCAGTGGTCCCTGGCCTGGCTAGAGGGCAGCCACAATTTACATTCTCCTATCCCCTTAGCAGGAATAGACCGGCCTGGCATGCTCTGCAGTTTCCGGATCCCTGGTGCCTGGTCCTGTGCCTGGTCCCTGAATATCCAAGCAAATAACTGCTTCAGTACAGGTGAGCCTGGCTCCCCAGGTGCCCAGAGAAGAGGCCTTAACAGACCTTAAAACCCCTGTAGCTGTCCCTCTCCCCAGACTACATGTGACATAATCTCACCAGCCTATCTCTGTCTCCGCCAGGCTTGTCTCGGCGGGTCCTGTTGACCAACGTGGTGACGGGACACCGGCAGTCCTTTGGGACCAACAGTGATGTCTTGGCCCAGCAGTTTGCTCTCATGGTTAGTTGGATTGGGACAGGCAGAATATAAAGTTTGCCCCGTGCAGAAATTTGGCCAGATTGAAATTGGACTCCTCTGTGTGCCATCTAGTCGTCTTTGACAGGGGAGAAAGAGCATCAGAAAGGCTCAGTGGGTTCCTTTGTAAGCGTGTCTGAACTGAGTGAAAGTTGGTTGATCCAGAAAGGCTTGCCTGAGTTGCTCTAAACAACCTCTCATGGAAAGGAATTGTGAGCAGTTCTTGGGTACTTGGAGTTACCCAGCAGGACAAAccatctttaaaatgtataagcTAAACACCAATTCTTCACAGCTCTCAggttatatgttttatatatttaaaaaatcagggccgggcacggtggctcacgcctgtaatcccagcactttgggaggccgagacggatggatcacgaggtcaggagatcgagaccatcctggctaacacagtgaaactccatctctactaaaaatacaaaaattagccaggtgtggtggcgggcgcctgtagtcccacctacacggcaggctgagacaggagaatggcgtgaacctgggaggcagagcttgcagtgagccgatatcgcaccactgcactccagcctgggcaacagagtgagactccatctcaaaaaaaaaaaagaatttaagctTGATAAATTCaagtcagtttaaaaaaaaaaaaaaatcaggccaggtgcagtggctcatggctgtaatcccagcactttgggaggccgagatgggtagatcacgaggtcaggagtttgaaaccagcctagccaagatagtgaaacctcttctctactaaaaatacaaaaattagctgggtgtggtgccaggcgcctgtaatcccagctgctcaggaggctgaggcaggagaatcacctgaacccgggaggcggaggttgcagtgagccgagatggcaccactgcactctagcctgggcgacagggcaaggctctgtctcaaaaaaaagtggtCATAACTATATTTTAAGGACTTTTCTCTAGAAAATACCATCTTTCCTTAAAAGTGAATGAACCTGCTGACCCgcctttggtagagatggggtgcTATCTCTGGGACTTCAGAGAGAAAGGCCAAAGGCGGCAGTGCGTGGGGGGGCGGGGAGCAGGCAGCTCCTAGGACCTCTATGCTGCCCATGAGGAGGACACGTGGGGTCTGGTTCTTCTAGCCACTAACAAGGAATCATCCTCCCTTCCAACTCCATTGAGACCCAAACCCTGACCAGCACGTGTCTGATCACACCATCCAAcccagaggctggaagaggggTTATAGCAGGAGGACCTGCCCCGCCCAGCCTCAGAGGGAGGTCATGGTAGCCAGGACCGAGCAGGCCCTCTTTCCACAGGTTCCTCTGCTGTTTAATGGCTGCCGCTCTGGGGAAATCTTTGCCATTGATCTGCGTTGTGGAAATCAAGGCAAGGGATGGAAGGCCACCCGCCTGTTTCATGACTCAGCAGTGACCTCTGTGCGGATCCTCCAAGATGAGCAATACCTGATGGCATCAGACATGGCTGGAAAGGTAGGGGATCATGAACTTTCTCAGGCCACAGGGTCTCGTGGCCCAGAGACCTGCCAGGTGAAAGGGTTCTGCTGAAGAGGTCCTCATACCGAGACCCCAGGCAGGGGAAGTTCACTGAAGACCAAGTGATTTGTTGGCCCTGCCTGGGGACTGCTTTGTTGCCCATATGAGCCTAATCTGATGTGAACAAAAGTGAAAAGGATTCTTTGGttgtgtacctttttttttttttttttttttttttttttgcaacgaagtcttgctgtgttgcccaggccggagtgcaatggtgcaatctcggctcactgcaacctccatctctcaggttcaagcgattctcctgcctcagcctcctgagtagctgagattgcaggcacccggataatttttgtatttttagtagagacggggtttcaccatgttggtcaggctgatctcaaactcctgacctcatgatctgcccaccttggcctcccaaagtgctgggattacagacttgagccaccacgcccgacctggTTACATGCTTTTGATGGACTCCAaggctcaggaattcgagatggAGATCTTCATGACCTGCACAGGCCACTGGAGACCACCTTGCCTTCCTGGCTTCGCACTTGGGGACCACCGTTGTACCTCCTGGCCCCTCTCTGATGGCTCCTGGTGCTTCTTTCCACAGATCAAGCTGTGGGACCTGAGGACCACTAAGTGCATAAGGCAGTACGAAGGCCACGTGAATGAGTATGCCTACCTGCCCCTGCATGTGCACGAGGAAGAAGGAATCCTGGTGGCAGGTActtgaggaaggaaggggaaattcCACCCCATCAAATACTGTCTCTCAGGGGCGATCCCAGCAACTTCAGCAGCATAGGGAAAAGTTACCCCAAAACAGAACTGAATCGAGGGGAGtgtggacatttgggtggggagacTAGGAGGGAAGTAGAATTGGATATATTAGTAATCCGCAGTGTAAATAAATGTCCACCAGGTGGACAGCCTCGTCCCATGTCAGTGGGCAAACATCACTTCAGAAACAGGCAGGTGGGGGGTGCTGGGGAGCCTGGGTTTGGAGTTTGCGTGGATTTCATCAGGCCAGCAGTATCCCACCACGCAGCTATCTTACCCAAAAACGTGGGCTCCCTGTTGTCTCTACTTGCATTTCCACCAGAGGATGCTGAGAAAAGAAGTTACGGTCATTGTAAAGATTCTTGGCcccggcccggcgcggtggctcacgcgcgtaatcccaacactgtgggaggccaaggagggcggatcaccaggccacgagattgagaccatcctggccagcatggtgaaaccccattactactaaaatacaaaaactaactgggcatggtggcacctgcctgtaatcccagctacttaggagtctgaagcaggagaattgcttggaccaggaagtcggaggttacagtgagccaagattgacagagtgaaactccatctcaaaataaataaataaataaataaataaaaaagattcatGGCCCCTTTACTGCCATCCCTGTGGCTCCACGATCTGCAGATTAGGAGCGGCTGGCTAGCCACTAAGCCCCTGGGAAGGGAGTTACCAGTTGATTACAGATGATAGTGGCTATAGCGTAATCAGACAATGTGCAGGCTCAGTGCTTTCACACTGAAATAGTGGCCCCTGACACTACAGAATGTGTTCTCAGTCTTCATGAACCACTTCTACTGGTATTCCTATAGAAAGGGTTTATTCCCCATGGAACATTTTTGTGGCTAGGAAGCATCACTTTGTTAGAACGTTCTTAGACTTATTTACTATTCTCATCAACACCAGGACTTCGCTTCCTTTTTAAATCGATTTTTCACCTATTTTTATCGCAGAAGAGCTCCTGTGAGCTGGATGATAGAGAGAGCTCAGCCTTGCTGAAAGGCAGGTGCAGGTAGTCGTCAGCGGCAGTAATAAGCTGCAGCCGGGAGTCAGCTTCAGCCAAGGTAGCACTTCTGGTCTTAGAGTCACACAAGTGATCGGAATCACAAATGTGAAACCCATGACTGCCCAAGGCCTGTCCTCTTCTGCTGAAGTTCTCCAGTAGTATAATCATGTTTCTGGGCTGCTGTAACCCATGCTGTTGTGTGTCACAGTCCTCAGAACTGGAGCCCTGAAGACTGAAACTGGTCTTAGGAACTGAAGCGTTAAACCAGAAAGAGCTGTGGGGAGAGTTGTCAACCTAGTCCATCCCCAGGATGTAATGACTTTGACAGATCTTTTACTATATCATGAAAAGATCAGGCCAGACGTGGTagctataattctagcacttaggaagcttgagtctgggagtttaggaccagccggggcaacataacaagaccctatctcaaaaaaaaaaaaaaaattaggtatggtggcacacacttgtagtcccagttaactcaggaggctgaggtaactcaggagttcaaggctgcagtgagccctgattgcaccactgcaccccagcctgggcgacagagcaagactttgtccctAAAAAATGGGAGAAATCAGTTGCATGTCATCTAGACCAGGTGGCCTGCGCTCACACTTGAACATTCCGTGACGTCAAGAGCAGCAGAATCCCCAGACATTAGCCAGGATACCTCCAAGCCACTCGTGGCATCACACAGCCAACCAGGGCATCTTGTCATTGTTCTAGCACAACAGGGAGACTTGCGTTATCTGTAGAAATGCTGTCTGTTAATGAGTTTGTGTTTTGGCTCGCATGAAATCACAGCCCTGAGGAATCTTGAGAAGCCATGTCCACATGTAGGTGAGTTTTCCTTTGCATTCTCTCACTAGCCTGCCAtgtgtctttcctctttcctagTGGGGCAGGACTGCTACACGAGAATCTGGAGCCTCCACGATGCCCACCTACTCAGAACCATACCCTCCCCGTACCCTGCCTCCAAGGCCGACATTCCTAGTGTGGCCTTCTCGTCGCGGCTGGGGGGCTCCCGGGGCGCGCCGGGGCTGCTCATGGCTGTCGGGCAGGACCTTTACTGTTACTCCTACAGCTAattctgcagggtacagcccagAGCTATGTGGATTTGACTTACGGGAGGAAAGCGTAACTTTTTACTGCATCTGATGAGGGCGTTTTAAGTGACAGTGTACACAGATCCCATCCTCTGGCTGCTAGGAGAGAAGTGCTGAACGTTCCGTGTGGAGACACTCAGGAAAGTTATTTGAGTTAAATTGCTGGCTCAGAGAGCTTGGAAGTCCTTTTCATAAAAGGtacctatttccttttcttattgaaTTCTTAGAACTTAGTTAACCCTCCCTACCTTTTCTTaacaaaaaaagacttttctAAGGACTGAAGATTGGCAAAAACTAAAAGCTTCTTCCACCAAGAGCCCATTGGAGAAGCCCAGCGATGAGACGGTGAGATGGTTTGAGCCCTCGGTGCCTGGGTCCCAGGACGACCTGCATCTGTACTTGGGGAAGCCAGCGGGAGAGGATGGGGAGGTTACTTCTCTAAGTCCCTGCAGAAATATTGAAGGCTGGAGTTTGGAATCCTTAAACTTGGCCTTCTCAAACTCAACAGCAGATCTCCGGGATTCTCCTGTTATTATCCAAAGGCATTGGAAGGAAAGATGGATCTTCTTACATGCGAGGAGTTTTAAACAGTCCTTAACATACCTTTGTTGAAGCACCTCTAAGGTACAGCAGCTCTGGTTTCTATTACAGTGACTTGAATGTCAGATTCAAGGGCCTGGCGTCAAAGTGAATCGGTTTTGACTTTTTGCAGTCTAGGAGCGACGGTTTGTGAGATGTTTATTCAGTGTTAAAGAGCCTGTTTTTCTACCAAACAATAAACCAAGAAAAGAATCATGGTGTGACGTGCGCTTCTGTGAATGACTCAGGAGATCATGAAGCTTGGGCTGCTGGGACCAGCTTTCATAGCCTTCCTGGAGAGCTTCCCTGGGCCCCTCCAGACCCACTCTGCCCTCATCATCTCTCCATCTCCACCCTGCTCTGTGCATGCCCGAGAGACTCACCTCTGGACTAGGTCAGGGTTCCCTGGCTCGCAGCAGCCAGGTAGGT
The window above is part of the Macaca fascicularis isolate 582-1 chromosome 7, T2T-MFA8v1.1 genome. Proteins encoded here:
- the DCAF4 gene encoding DDB1- and CUL4-associated factor 4 isoform X2, which produces MNKSSWQSRRRHGRRSHQQNPWFRLRDPEDRSDSQAAQSAQDSSHGDDESPSTSSGTAGASSVPELPGFYFDPEKKRYFRLLPGHNNCNPLTKESIRQKEMESKRLRLLEEEDKQKKIARMGFNASSMLRKSQLGFLNVTSYCHLAHELRLSCMERKKVQIRSLDPSALASDRFNLILADTNSDRLFTVNDVKVGGSKYGIINLQSLKTPTLKVFMHENLYFTNRKVNSVCWASLNHLDSHILLCLMGLAETPGCATLLPASLFVNSHPGIDRPGMLCSFRIPGAWSCAWSLNIQANNCFSTGLSRRVLLTNVVTGHRQSFGTNSDVLAQQFALMVPLLFNGCRSGEIFAIDLRCGNQGKGWKATRLFHDSAVTSVRILQDEQYLMASDMAGKIKLWDLRTTKCIRQYEGHVNEYAYLPLHVHEEEGILVAVGQDCYTRIWSLHDAHLLRTIPSPYPASKADIPSVAFSSRLGGSRGAPGLLMAVGQDLYCYSYS
- the DCAF4 gene encoding DDB1- and CUL4-associated factor 4 isoform X3, translating into MNKSSWQSRRRHGRRSHQQNPWFRLRDPEDRSDSQAAQSAQDSSHGDDESPSTSSGTAGASSVPELPGFYFDPEKKRYFRLLPGHNNCNPLTKESIRQKEMESKRLRLLEEEDKQKKIARMGFNASSMLRKSQLGFLNVTSYCHLAHELRLSCMERKKVQIRSLDPSALASDRFNLILADTNSDRLFTVNDVKVGGSKYGIINLQSLKTPTLKVFMHENLYFTNRKVNSVCWASLNHLDSHILLCLMGLAETPGCATLLPASLFVNSHPAGIDRPGMLCSFRIPGAWSCAWSLNIQANNCFSTGLSRRVLLTNVVTGHRQSFGTNSDVLAQQFALMVPLLFNGCRSGEIFAIDLRCGNQGKGWKATRLFHDSAVTSVRILQDEQYLMASDMAGKIKLWDLRTTKCIRQYEGHVNEYAYLPLHVHEEEGILVAEDAEKRSYGHCKDSWPRPGAVAHARNPNTVGGQGGRITRPRD
- the DCAF4 gene encoding DDB1- and CUL4-associated factor 4 isoform X4 gives rise to the protein MNKSSWQSRRRHGRRSHQQNPWFRLRDPEDRSDSQAAQSAQDSSHGDDESPSTSSGTAGASSVPELPGFYFDPEKKRYFRLLPGHNNCNPLTKESIRQKEMESKRLRLLEEEDKQKKIARMGFNASSMLRKSQLGFLNVTSYCHLAHELRLSCMERKKVQIRSLDPSALASDRFNLILADTNSDRLFTVNDVKVGGSKYGIINLQSLKTPTLKVFMHENLYFTNRKVNSVCWASLNHLDSHILLCLMGLAETPGCATLLPASLFVNSHPGIDRPGMLCSFRIPGAWSCAWSLNIQANNCFSTGLSRRVLLTNVVTGHRQSFGTNSDVLAQQFALMVPLLFNGCRSGEIFAIDLRCGNQGKGWKATRLFHDSAVTSVRILQDEQYLMASDMAGKIKLWDLRTTKCIRQYEGHVNEYAYLPLHVHEEEGILVAEDAEKRSYGHCKDSWPRPGAVAHARNPNTVGGQGGRITRPRD
- the DCAF4 gene encoding DDB1- and CUL4-associated factor 4 isoform X1, coding for MNKSSWQSRRRHGRRSHQQNPWFRLRDPEDRSDSQAAQSAQDSSHGDDESPSTSSGTAGASSVPELPGFYFDPEKKRYFRLLPGHNNCNPLTKESIRQKEMESKRLRLLEEEDKQKKIARMGFNASSMLRKSQLGFLNVTSYCHLAHELRLSCMERKKVQIRSLDPSALASDRFNLILADTNSDRLFTVNDVKVGGSKYGIINLQSLKTPTLKVFMHENLYFTNRKVNSVCWASLNHLDSHILLCLMGLAETPGCATLLPASLFVNSHPAGIDRPGMLCSFRIPGAWSCAWSLNIQANNCFSTGLSRRVLLTNVVTGHRQSFGTNSDVLAQQFALMVPLLFNGCRSGEIFAIDLRCGNQGKGWKATRLFHDSAVTSVRILQDEQYLMASDMAGKIKLWDLRTTKCIRQYEGHVNEYAYLPLHVHEEEGILVAVGQDCYTRIWSLHDAHLLRTIPSPYPASKADIPSVAFSSRLGGSRGAPGLLMAVGQDLYCYSYS
- the DCAF4 gene encoding DDB1- and CUL4-associated factor 4 isoform X6 gives rise to the protein MGEEATSRTLGSDSVILKTGPTPRQRSRLRIPATVMMSLRRPRLAQLGPPLCQKRYFRLLPGHNNCNPLTKESIRQKEMESKRLRLLEEEDKQKKIARMGFNASSMLRKSQLGFLNVTSYCHLAHELRLSCMERKKVQIRSLDPSALASDRFNLILADTNSDRLFTVNDVKVGGSKYGIINLQSLKTPTLKVFMHENLYFTNRKVNSVCWASLNHLDSHILLCLMGLAETPGCATLLPASLFVNSHPAGIDRPGMLCSFRIPGAWSCAWSLNIQANNCFSTGLSRRVLLTNVVTGHRQSFGTNSDVLAQQFALMVPLLFNGCRSGEIFAIDLRCGNQGKGWKATRLFHDSAVTSVRILQDEQYLMASDMAGKIKLWDLRTTKCIRQYEGHVNEYAYLPLHVHEEEGILVAVGQDCYTRIWSLHDAHLLRTIPSPYPASKADIPSVAFSSRLGGSRGAPGLLMAVGQDLYCYSYS